The DNA window GTCGATCACCGCCATGGCCCCCTCCTCAGCAAGGAATCGAAATAGGAATCCGCCGCCTCTCTCACCTGTTCTTTCTCTTTCAGGGCGAAGAGGCGAGCATGGAAGATGGTACAATGGGGAAGCCCTTTCGTATACCAAATGAGGTGCTTTCGCATCTGAAAGGCCACCTCCCTCTCCTCGTAATAGTCCTCGATCAACGAGAGATGGCGAAGGAGGGTCAATCGTCGGGTTTCGAAGGGAAGGGGGGACTTCCCCTCGCCAGAGTCAGAAGAACCTTCATGGAAGATCCAGGGATTTCCGAGGGCCCCCCTTCCGATCATGACGCCGTCGCAACCCGTCTCGTCGACCATCTTCCGGATGAGAGAGTGACTTTTGACATCTCCGTTCCCGATCACCGGGATCCGGACCGTCCTCTTGACCGCCTCGATCACTGTCCAGTCGGCCTTTCCCCGAAAACCCTGTGTCCTCGTCCTGGGATGGACCGTGATGGCATCGACCCCGCAATCCTCCGCGATCCGGGCGATCTCGACGGCATTCTGCTCCTCCTCGCTCCATCCCGAACGAATCTTCACGGTCAGGACACCGCAGATCCTCTTCCGCATCGATTGCAAAATCCTCCTGACCTTCTCCGGAGAACGCATCAACGCCACGCCCGCCTCCGCCTGGATCACCTGCTTGGCCGGGCATCCCATGTTGAGGTCGATCCCATCGGCACCCATCGCCTCCGCCATCGCCGCAGCCTCGGCAAGCACCTCCGGGTTGGAACCGAAGAGCTGGACCAAAAGGGGATGCTCCCCGCGCACCCTTTTGAGAAACGAGGGCCCCTTCCGGACAAGGCCGTCTGCGCTCACCATCTCCGTCACCGTCAGGCCGCAGCCCATCTCTCTGGCCACCTGTCTGAAGGGATAATCCGT is part of the Thermodesulfobacteriota bacterium genome and encodes:
- the dusB gene encoding tRNA dihydrouridine synthase DusB encodes the protein MRIGPLQLSNNLVLAPMAGITDYPFRQVAREMGCGLTVTEMVSADGLVRKGPSFLKRVRGEHPLLVQLFGSNPEVLAEAAAMAEAMGADGIDLNMGCPAKQVIQAEAGVALMRSPEKVRRILQSMRKRICGVLTVKIRSGWSEEEQNAVEIARIAEDCGVDAITVHPRTRTQGFRGKADWTVIEAVKRTVRIPVIGNGDVKSHSLIRKMVDETGCDGVMIGRGALGNPWIFHEGSSDSGEGKSPLPFETRRLTLLRHLSLIEDYYEEREVAFQMRKHLIWYTKGLPHCTIFHARLFALKEKEQVREAADSYFDSLLRRGPWR